A genome region from Glycine max cultivar Williams 82 chromosome 5, Glycine_max_v4.0, whole genome shotgun sequence includes the following:
- the LOC100816295 gene encoding uncharacterized protein LOC100816295 yields MAATINLSLPLLSLCKPPKFLKPPTTRFLQHEYVNSLSLSLRRRITESNTCRKRRGIVCGLPLPVDPWAPTIDSQSIASQLFAFSLFPYIGFLYFITKSKTAPNLTLFGFYFLLAFVGATIPAGIYAKVHYGTSLSNVDWLHGGAESLLTLTNLFIVLGLREGLRKAENSQRDQNASTPNSGLDE; encoded by the exons ATGGCAGCTACTATTAACTTGTCCCTGCCCCTTTTGTCCCTCTGCAAACCCCCTAAGTTTCTGAAACCTCCAACAACAAGATTTCTGCAACATGAATACGTAAACAGCCTCAGCCTCAGCCTCAGAAGAAGAATCACTGAATCAAACACTTGCAGAAAAAGAAGAGGGATCGTGTGCGGGTTGCCATTGCCAGTTGATCCATGGGCACCTACCATTGACTCCCAGAGCATCGCATCCCAGCTCTTCGCGTTTTCCTTGTTTCCATACATCGGATTCTTGTACTTCATTACCAAGTCCAAGACCGCTCCCAACCTCACCCTCTTCGGCTTTTACTTCTTGCTTGCCTTTGTTGGAGCCACAA TACCAGCTGGAATTTATG CGAAGGTGCATTATGGGACTTCTTTGTCCAATGTAGACTGGTTACACGGTGGGGCTGAGTCGCTCCTCACTCTCACTAACTTGTTCATTGTCTTGGGTCTCAGAGAGGGTCTCAGAAAAGCTGAAAATTCACAACGTGATCAAAATGCTTCCACTCCCAATTCAGGCTTGGACGAGTAG
- the LOC102670105 gene encoding uncharacterized protein — translation MEKSREEKLRQVWDCGSTLYDSYELNSFKRQLNTAIANSPSNRRTLSMSHLPERCLSSQPQPQPPMSNNKSFRFSRTFQKLLRFVFKSRNKLRISSTRSTSNNISTFQVAEKYSNDRFYVVYDKSEPVLSTIPELPEFEVGVLSPDITSFVRKSASERFMATASIGISCA, via the coding sequence ATGGAGAAATCGAGAGAAGAAAAGCTTAGGCAAGTTTGGGATTGTGGCAGCACCCTATATGATTCCTACGAGCTCAACTCCTTCAAACGCCAATTAAACACGGCAATAGCGAATTCCCCGAGCAATAGAAGAACTCTTTCCATGTCTCATTTACCCGAACGTTGTCTCTCATcacaaccacaaccacaaccacccATGTCCAACAACAAGTCTTTCAGGTTCTCTCGAACCTTCCAGAAACTCCTTCGATTTGTTTTCAAGTCCCGCAACAAACTGAGGATCTCTAGCACCCGTAGTACTAGTAACAATATTAGTACTTTCCAAGTGGCAGAGAAATATTCCAATGACCGTTTCTACGTTGTTTATGATAAGTCCGAACCGGTTCTCTCCACAATTCCCGAACTTCCAGAGTTTGAGGTGGGTGTTCTTTCGCCAGATATCACTTCCTTCGTCAGAAAGTCAGCGTCGGAGCGGTTTATGGCCACCGCTTCTATCGGTATTTCGTGTGCTTAA
- the LOC100816295 gene encoding uncharacterized protein isoform X1 has protein sequence MNKIEMAATINLSLPLLSLCKPPKFLKPPTTRFLQHEYVNSLSLSLRRRITESNTCRKRRGIVCGLPLPVDPWAPTIDSQSIASQLFAFSLFPYIGFLYFITKSKTAPNLTLFGFYFLLAFVGATTKVHYGTSLSNVDWLHGGAESLLTLTNLFIVLGLREGLRKAENSQRDQNASTPNSGLDE, from the exons ATGAACAAGATTGAAATGGCAGCTACTATTAACTTGTCCCTGCCCCTTTTGTCCCTCTGCAAACCCCCTAAGTTTCTGAAACCTCCAACAACAAGATTTCTGCAACATGAATACGTAAACAGCCTCAGCCTCAGCCTCAGAAGAAGAATCACTGAATCAAACACTTGCAGAAAAAGAAGAGGGATCGTGTGCGGGTTGCCATTGCCAGTTGATCCATGGGCACCTACCATTGACTCCCAGAGCATCGCATCCCAGCTCTTCGCGTTTTCCTTGTTTCCATACATCGGATTCTTGTACTTCATTACCAAGTCCAAGACCGCTCCCAACCTCACCCTCTTCGGCTTTTACTTCTTGCTTGCCTTTGTTGGAGCCACAA CGAAGGTGCATTATGGGACTTCTTTGTCCAATGTAGACTGGTTACACGGTGGGGCTGAGTCGCTCCTCACTCTCACTAACTTGTTCATTGTCTTGGGTCTCAGAGAGGGTCTCAGAAAAGCTGAAAATTCACAACGTGATCAAAATGCTTCCACTCCCAATTCAGGCTTGGACGAGTAG
- the LOC100815760 gene encoding probable WRKY transcription factor 41: MESDLSWEQNTLINELIQGMEVARKLKADLRMPYSVDSRDLLVQRILSSYEKALLILRCNASSTSELQAMSQATPTLLPESPLSVHGSPLREDVDGTIKDHQEVKHDSKKRKATPKWMDHVRVSCESGLEGPHEDSYNWRKYGQKDILGAKYPRSYYRCTFRNTQGCWATKQVQRSDEDPTVFDITYRGKHTCSQGNNAVLPPKSPEKQEKPTHSHNIDIHRAQASQESLTKFRNILSVNTDNLNNGDMAYPFTFPSTSFGCMKQDNHSLIPWALENESFLSDLYQTHLLSTTIPESNYFPSPTFQMNVFDGIYSKPHSESDINEIISTNTSATNSPIPDFNFSLDPVEIDPNFPFNTPGLFS; the protein is encoded by the exons atggAGAGTGACTTGAGCTGGGAGCAGAACACGCTCATAAATGAGCTAATTCAGGGGATGGAGGTAGCAAGGAAGTTGAAGGCAGACTTGAGGATGCCGTATTCAGTTGACTCAAGAGATTTGCTTGTGCAGAGGATATTATCTTCTTATGAAAAGGCTCTACTGATTCTAAGATGCAATGCATCATCAACTTCCGAGTTGCAGGCCATGAGTCAAGCAACACCAACTTTGCTACCCGAGTCCCCATTATCTGTCCATGGAAGTCCTCTGCGCGAGGACGTTGATGGGACCATCAAGGATCACCAAGAAGTTAAACATGATTCAAAGAAAAG AAAGGCAACGCCCAAATGGATGGATCATGTAAGAGTGAGCTGTGAAAGTGGTCTTGAAGGACCACATGAAGATAGCTACAACTGGAGAAAATATGGTCAGAAAGACATCCTTGGAGCCAAATATCCCAG AAGTTACTATAGGTGCACCTTCCGCAACACTCAGGGCTGTTGGGCAACAAAGCAAGTGCAGAGATCAGATGAAGATCCCACAGTATTTGACATAACTTACAGAGGCAAGCATACCTGTTCTCAGGGAAACAATGCCGTTCTGCCACCTAAGTCAccagaaaaacaagaaaaaccaaCACACAGTCATAACATTGATATTCACCGTGCACAGGCATCTCAAGAAAGCCTTACAAAGTTCAGAAACATCTTGTCTGTCAACACAGATAATCTGAACAATGGAGATATGGCATATCCTTTCACTTTCCCTTCAACTTCATTTGGATGCATGAAACAAGACAACCACAGCTTGATTCCTTGGGCCCTGGAGAACGAGTCCTTCTTAAGCGACCTATACCAAACACACCTTTTATCCACAACAATACCAGAATCAAACTATTTCCCATCTCCAACTTTCCAGATGAATGTGTTTGATGGGATCTACAGCAAGCCACATTCGGAATCCGATATCAATGAGATCATTTCCACCAACACATCAGCAACCAATTCTCCAATTCctgatttcaatttctcacttgaTCCAGTGGAAATTGACCCAAATTTCCCTTTCAATACCCCAGGACTTTTCTCCTGA
- the LOC100305657 gene encoding uncharacterized protein LOC100305657: MASVQCHKTCKVSCQQENQHASFGQKVSDLFKGHQHNDHSSNYATQTKVLSQSGSGLGPFTTKTQTQCGCPQTHLSTTHGSNTKGHGHGQGRIKREHKRGMLQNIKDRLSGDTSSDSESDNETCHKRKD; this comes from the exons ATGGCCTCCGTTCAGTGCCACAAAACCTGCAAAGTGAGCTGCCAACAGGAAAACCAGCACGCCTCGTTTGGGCAGAAAGTTTCTGACTTGTTCAAAGGGCATCAACATAATGACCACAGCTCCAATTATGCCACCCAAACCAAAGTGCTTTCCCAGTCAGGGTCAGGGTTAGGCCCCTTCACCACCAAAACTCAAACACAATGCGGTTGCCCCCAAACACATCTCAGTACCACTCATGGCTCCAACACAAAAGGCCATGGCCATGGCCAAGGGAGAATTAAGAGGGAGCACAAGAGAGGGATGCTGCAGAACATCAAGGATCGCTTATCAGGTGACACCAGCAGCGACAGCGAGAGCGACAACGAAACTTGCCACAAGAGGAAG GACTGA